A stretch of the Phycodurus eques isolate BA_2022a chromosome 15, UOR_Pequ_1.1, whole genome shotgun sequence genome encodes the following:
- the LOC133414237 gene encoding gastrula zinc finger protein XlCGF57.1-like isoform X4 yields MTWTQGANAGHHRGKTTTTTKYISKTLEPSHIKEEDEPVHPYIKEEEELLYIEKVEEEPVNIEEKADFTKLPSIVVLLKSEDDGQSERGPESPSSSSSPHMATEGDGDHSAESPADGLIAPLSDSDDMSHSPHTDDDEQSEGDMTCLTDNKCWKCSHCRKTFVYKSLLKKHMMIHTGEKPYACSVCGQRFTQEGHLRRHTRRHTGEKQFVCTVCGKRFAQRTSLTTHTRTHTGEKPFVCSVCGQRFAQRNHLTTHTKTHTGEKPFVCSVCGQRFSEKGSLKSHTRTHTGDKPFSCSVCGKRFSQKGHLGVHRRTHTGEEPFSCSVCGKRFSQKGHLGTHRRTHTGEKPFACSVCGQRFTVKGHLKTHARIHTGEKPFACSVCGQRFTTKAYFRIHTQTHTDGNPFACSVCGQRFIMKGYLKIHMRIHTGEKPFPCSACSKRFSTKEHLKSHTRTHTGEKPFACSVCGQTFSLKGNLKSHTRTHTGEKPFACSVCGHRFSRKGNLNIHARIHTGDKPFAC; encoded by the coding sequence acATCAGCAAAACCTTGGAGCCTTCTCATATTAAAGAAGAGGATGAGCCAGTGCATCCTTACattaaagaggaggaagaactCCTATACATTGAGAAGGTGGAAGAAGAGCCTGTGAACATTGAGGAGAAGGCGGATTTCACCAAGTTGCCATCGATTGTTGTCCTTTTGAAGAGCGAAGATGACGGGCAAAGTGAGAGAGGGCCGGAgtctccaagcagcagctcaagtccaCATATGGCAACAGAAGGCGATGGAGACCACTCCGCAGAATCGCCAGCAGACGGCCTCatagctccactatcagatagtgatGACATGTCACACTCTCCTCACACTGACGACGATGAACAGTCTGAAGGGGATATGACATGTCTCACTGACAACaaatgctggaaatgttctcattgTAGGAAAACGTTTGTCTACAAGTCTCTTTTGAAAAAGCATATGATgatacacactggagagaagccgTACGCATGTTCAGTTTGTGGGCAAAGATTCACTCAAGAGGGACATTTAAGAAGACACACAAgaagacacactggagagaaacagtttgtctgcacagtttgtggtaaaagatttgcTCAAAGAACCAgtttgacaacacacacacgaacacacactggagagaaaccttttgtctgctcagtttgtgggcaaagATTTGCTCAGAGAAACCatttgacaacacacacaaaaacgcacactggagagaaaccttttgtctgctcagtttgtggtcaaagattctctgaaaagggaagcctaaaaagtcacacaagaacacacactggagataaacctttttcctgctcagtttgtggtaaaagattctctcagaagggacaTTTAGGGGTTCACAGAAGGACACACACAGGTGaggaacctttttcctgctcagtttgtggtaaaagattttcCCAGAAAGGACATTTAGGGACTCACagaagaacccacactggtgagaaaccttttgcctgctctgtgtgtggccaaagattcactGTCAagggacatttaaaaacacatgcaagaatccacactggtgagaaaccttttgcctgctcagtttgtggccaaagatttaCTACAAAGGCATATTTtagaatacacacacaaacccacactGATGGGAatccttttgcctgctcagtttgtggccaaagattcatTATGAAgggatatttaaaaatacacatgagaatacacactggagagaaacctttcccCTGCTCTGCATGTAGTAAAAGATTCTCTACAAAGGAACATTTAAAATCACACAcgagaacgcacactggagaaaaaccttttgcctgctcagtttgtgggcaaacattttctctaaagggaaacttaaaaagtcacacaagaacgcacacaggtgaaaaaccttttgcctgctcagtttgtggtcataGATTCTCTAGAAAGGGAAACTTAAACATACATGCAAGAATACACACCGGAgataaaccttttgcctgttga
- the LOC133414105 gene encoding zinc finger protein OZF-like, whose amino-acid sequence MCKIRVISGRPCHHRSDYEGELCGTKEEDERQQLDAVCKTPRVGLRDADVSEDVRPERQEPESPLIKVEVDDKEYSYIKEEESPHSVHIQKEEEPELSHIQEEQQLQPRQVKEEEHETPYIKEEDDITKLASNDVPLRSEDEGQNEEDRGTESPSSSSSQHMTTEGDGDDCGGSSTDGLIAPLSDSDNIMSHSPDIDDEHSGGDMTDDKRWKCSQCGRTFGNESGLKSHRTAHTGEKPFACSVCGQRFTEKGSLKRHARTHTGEKPYTCSVCGKRFTQKGDLKIHIRKHTGEKPFACSVCGQRFSENGSLRKHTRTHTGEKPFACSVCGQRFSQKGTLKRHTKTHTGEEPFTCSVCGQRFTQKEHLLRHTRTHTGEKPFACSVCGKKFTQEVHLKRHARTHTGEKPLACSVCGQRFSESGSLKTHIRTHTGEKPFACLVCGQKFSRQGQVKTHKCAGENLSNQLSFE is encoded by the exons ATGTGCAAAATTCGAGTAATTTCCGGACGACCTTGTCATCATAGAT CAGACTACGAGGGGGAACTTTGTGGAACAAAAGAGGAAGACGAGCGACAACAACTGGACGCTGTTTGCAAGACGCCTCGAGTTGGGTTACGTGACGCAG ATGTCAGTGAAGACGTTCGTCCTGAGCGGCAGGAGCCAGAGTCCCCTCTCATTAAAGTGGAAGTGGACGACAAAGAGTACTCctacattaaagaggaagagtcGCCGCACTCCGTTCACATTCAAAAGGAAGAGGAGCCAGAGCTCTCCCACATTCAAGAGGAACAGCAGCTGCAGCCTCGCCAAGTCAAAGAGGAGGAGCATGAGACCCCCTACATTAAAGAGGAGGACGATATCACCAAGTTGGCATCGAATGATGTCCCTTTGaggagtgaagatgaaggtcaaaaTGAGGAGGACAGAGGGACGGAgtctccaagcagcagctcaagtcaacatatgacaacagaaggtgacGGAGACGACTGTGGAGGATCGTCAACAGATGGCCTCATcgctccactatcagatagtgacaACATAATGTCACACTCTCCCGACATTGATGATGAACACTCTGGAGGTGATATGACTGACGACAAacgctggaaatgttctcagtgtgggcgAACGTTTGGTAATGAGAGCGGTTTAAAAAGTCATAGGAcagcacacactggagaaaaaccttttgcctgttcagtttgtggccaaagattcactgaaaagggaagcttaaaaagacacgcaagaacccacactggtgaaaaACCTTATACCTGCTCAGtctgtggtaaaagattcactcagaagggagatttaaaaatacacataagAAAAcacaccggtgagaaaccttttgcctgctcagtttgtggtcaaagattctctgagaaCGGAAGtttaagaaaacacacaagaacacacaccggtgagaaaccttttgcctgctcagtttgcggtcaaagattctctcagaagggaaccttaaaaagacacacaaagacccacactggtgaggagccttttacctgctcagtttgtggtcaaagattcactcaaaaGGAACATTTActaagacacacaagaacacacactggagagaagccttttgcctgctcagtttgtggtaaaaaatTCACTCAAGAggtacatttaaaaagacacgcaaggacacacactggagagaaacctttagcctgttcagtttgtggtcaaagattctctgagagtggaagcttaaaaacacacataagaacacacactggagagaaaccttttgcctgtttagtttgtggccaaaaattCTCTCGTCAGGGTCAggttaagacacacaagtgtgccGGTGAGAATCTCAGTAATCAATTAAGCTTTGAATGA
- the LOC133414237 gene encoding gastrula zinc finger protein XlCGF57.1-like isoform X5, translating to MATEGDGDHSAESPADGLIAPLSDSDDMSHSPHTDDDEQSEGDMTCLTDNKCWKCSHCRKTFVYKSLLKKHMMIHTGEKPYACSVCGQRFTQEGHLRRHTRRHTGEKQFVCTVCGKRFAQRTSLTTHTRTHTGEKPFVCSVCGQRFAQRNHLTTHTKTHTGEKPFVCSVCGQRFSEKGSLKSHTRTHTGDKPFSCSVCGKRFSQKGHLGVHRRTHTGEEPFSCSVCGKRFSQKGHLGTHRRTHTGEKPFACSVCGQRFTVKGHLKTHARIHTGEKPFACSVCGQRFTTKAYFRIHTQTHTDGNPFACSVCGQRFIMKGYLKIHMRIHTGEKPFPCSACSKRFSTKEHLKSHTRTHTGEKPFACSVCGQTFSLKGNLKSHTRTHTGEKPFACSVCGHRFSRKGNLNIHARIHTGDKPFAC from the coding sequence ATGGCAACAGAAGGCGATGGAGACCACTCCGCAGAATCGCCAGCAGACGGCCTCatagctccactatcagatagtgatGACATGTCACACTCTCCTCACACTGACGACGATGAACAGTCTGAAGGGGATATGACATGTCTCACTGACAACaaatgctggaaatgttctcattgTAGGAAAACGTTTGTCTACAAGTCTCTTTTGAAAAAGCATATGATgatacacactggagagaagccgTACGCATGTTCAGTTTGTGGGCAAAGATTCACTCAAGAGGGACATTTAAGAAGACACACAAgaagacacactggagagaaacagtttgtctgcacagtttgtggtaaaagatttgcTCAAAGAACCAgtttgacaacacacacacgaacacacactggagagaaaccttttgtctgctcagtttgtgggcaaagATTTGCTCAGAGAAACCatttgacaacacacacaaaaacgcacactggagagaaaccttttgtctgctcagtttgtggtcaaagattctctgaaaagggaagcctaaaaagtcacacaagaacacacactggagataaacctttttcctgctcagtttgtggtaaaagattctctcagaagggacaTTTAGGGGTTCACAGAAGGACACACACAGGTGaggaacctttttcctgctcagtttgtggtaaaagattttcCCAGAAAGGACATTTAGGGACTCACagaagaacccacactggtgagaaaccttttgcctgctctgtgtgtggccaaagattcactGTCAagggacatttaaaaacacatgcaagaatccacactggtgagaaaccttttgcctgctcagtttgtggccaaagatttaCTACAAAGGCATATTTtagaatacacacacaaacccacactGATGGGAatccttttgcctgctcagtttgtggccaaagattcatTATGAAgggatatttaaaaatacacatgagaatacacactggagagaaacctttcccCTGCTCTGCATGTAGTAAAAGATTCTCTACAAAGGAACATTTAAAATCACACAcgagaacgcacactggagaaaaaccttttgcctgctcagtttgtgggcaaacattttctctaaagggaaacttaaaaagtcacacaagaacgcacacaggtgaaaaaccttttgcctgctcagtttgtggtcataGATTCTCTAGAAAGGGAAACTTAAACATACATGCAAGAATACACACCGGAgataaaccttttgcctgttga
- the LOC133414237 gene encoding gastrula zinc finger protein XlCGF57.1-like isoform X1: MRPMTVVSSSNFRSLTAGCVEVQFFLVEREEQRREGTSLGKQEVFFKFPEKQSFWRCRSIWDSFSVLSPDPNFLPPVSYFCDISKTLEPSHIKEEDEPVHPYIKEEEELLYIEKVEEEPVNIEEKADFTKLPSIVVLLKSEDDGQSERGPESPSSSSSPHMATEGDGDHSAESPADGLIAPLSDSDDMSHSPHTDDDEQSEGDMTCLTDNKCWKCSHCRKTFVYKSLLKKHMMIHTGEKPYACSVCGQRFTQEGHLRRHTRRHTGEKQFVCTVCGKRFAQRTSLTTHTRTHTGEKPFVCSVCGQRFAQRNHLTTHTKTHTGEKPFVCSVCGQRFSEKGSLKSHTRTHTGDKPFSCSVCGKRFSQKGHLGVHRRTHTGEEPFSCSVCGKRFSQKGHLGTHRRTHTGEKPFACSVCGQRFTVKGHLKTHARIHTGEKPFACSVCGQRFTTKAYFRIHTQTHTDGNPFACSVCGQRFIMKGYLKIHMRIHTGEKPFPCSACSKRFSTKEHLKSHTRTHTGEKPFACSVCGQTFSLKGNLKSHTRTHTGEKPFACSVCGHRFSRKGNLNIHARIHTGDKPFAC; the protein is encoded by the exons atgaggccaatgactgtggtgtcgtcttcaaacttcaggagtttgacagccgggtgcgttgaggtgcagttttTTCtagtagagagagaagagcagcggagagagggcACATCCTTGGGCAAGCAAGAAGTCTTCTTTAAGTTTCCTGAAAAgcagtcattttggag GTGTAGATCCATATGGGACAGCTTCTCGGTCCTGAGTCCTGATCCAAACTTCCTTCCGCCAGTTAGTTACTTCTGTG acATCAGCAAAACCTTGGAGCCTTCTCATATTAAAGAAGAGGATGAGCCAGTGCATCCTTACattaaagaggaggaagaactCCTATACATTGAGAAGGTGGAAGAAGAGCCTGTGAACATTGAGGAGAAGGCGGATTTCACCAAGTTGCCATCGATTGTTGTCCTTTTGAAGAGCGAAGATGACGGGCAAAGTGAGAGAGGGCCGGAgtctccaagcagcagctcaagtccaCATATGGCAACAGAAGGCGATGGAGACCACTCCGCAGAATCGCCAGCAGACGGCCTCatagctccactatcagatagtgatGACATGTCACACTCTCCTCACACTGACGACGATGAACAGTCTGAAGGGGATATGACATGTCTCACTGACAACaaatgctggaaatgttctcattgTAGGAAAACGTTTGTCTACAAGTCTCTTTTGAAAAAGCATATGATgatacacactggagagaagccgTACGCATGTTCAGTTTGTGGGCAAAGATTCACTCAAGAGGGACATTTAAGAAGACACACAAgaagacacactggagagaaacagtttgtctgcacagtttgtggtaaaagatttgcTCAAAGAACCAgtttgacaacacacacacgaacacacactggagagaaaccttttgtctgctcagtttgtgggcaaagATTTGCTCAGAGAAACCatttgacaacacacacaaaaacgcacactggagagaaaccttttgtctgctcagtttgtggtcaaagattctctgaaaagggaagcctaaaaagtcacacaagaacacacactggagataaacctttttcctgctcagtttgtggtaaaagattctctcagaagggacaTTTAGGGGTTCACAGAAGGACACACACAGGTGaggaacctttttcctgctcagtttgtggtaaaagattttcCCAGAAAGGACATTTAGGGACTCACagaagaacccacactggtgagaaaccttttgcctgctctgtgtgtggccaaagattcactGTCAagggacatttaaaaacacatgcaagaatccacactggtgagaaaccttttgcctgctcagtttgtggccaaagatttaCTACAAAGGCATATTTtagaatacacacacaaacccacactGATGGGAatccttttgcctgctcagtttgtggccaaagattcatTATGAAgggatatttaaaaatacacatgagaatacacactggagagaaacctttcccCTGCTCTGCATGTAGTAAAAGATTCTCTACAAAGGAACATTTAAAATCACACAcgagaacgcacactggagaaaaaccttttgcctgctcagtttgtgggcaaacattttctctaaagggaaacttaaaaagtcacacaagaacgcacacaggtgaaaaaccttttgcctgctcagtttgtggtcataGATTCTCTAGAAAGGGAAACTTAAACATACATGCAAGAATACACACCGGAgataaaccttttgcctgttga
- the LOC133414237 gene encoding gastrula zinc finger protein XlCGF57.1-like isoform X3 yields the protein MAAIVSRGQWLCGTTRSRSTTTSPCNKEDISKTLEPSHIKEEDEPVHPYIKEEEELLYIEKVEEEPVNIEEKADFTKLPSIVVLLKSEDDGQSERGPESPSSSSSPHMATEGDGDHSAESPADGLIAPLSDSDDMSHSPHTDDDEQSEGDMTCLTDNKCWKCSHCRKTFVYKSLLKKHMMIHTGEKPYACSVCGQRFTQEGHLRRHTRRHTGEKQFVCTVCGKRFAQRTSLTTHTRTHTGEKPFVCSVCGQRFAQRNHLTTHTKTHTGEKPFVCSVCGQRFSEKGSLKSHTRTHTGDKPFSCSVCGKRFSQKGHLGVHRRTHTGEEPFSCSVCGKRFSQKGHLGTHRRTHTGEKPFACSVCGQRFTVKGHLKTHARIHTGEKPFACSVCGQRFTTKAYFRIHTQTHTDGNPFACSVCGQRFIMKGYLKIHMRIHTGEKPFPCSACSKRFSTKEHLKSHTRTHTGEKPFACSVCGQTFSLKGNLKSHTRTHTGEKPFACSVCGHRFSRKGNLNIHARIHTGDKPFAC from the coding sequence acATCAGCAAAACCTTGGAGCCTTCTCATATTAAAGAAGAGGATGAGCCAGTGCATCCTTACattaaagaggaggaagaactCCTATACATTGAGAAGGTGGAAGAAGAGCCTGTGAACATTGAGGAGAAGGCGGATTTCACCAAGTTGCCATCGATTGTTGTCCTTTTGAAGAGCGAAGATGACGGGCAAAGTGAGAGAGGGCCGGAgtctccaagcagcagctcaagtccaCATATGGCAACAGAAGGCGATGGAGACCACTCCGCAGAATCGCCAGCAGACGGCCTCatagctccactatcagatagtgatGACATGTCACACTCTCCTCACACTGACGACGATGAACAGTCTGAAGGGGATATGACATGTCTCACTGACAACaaatgctggaaatgttctcattgTAGGAAAACGTTTGTCTACAAGTCTCTTTTGAAAAAGCATATGATgatacacactggagagaagccgTACGCATGTTCAGTTTGTGGGCAAAGATTCACTCAAGAGGGACATTTAAGAAGACACACAAgaagacacactggagagaaacagtttgtctgcacagtttgtggtaaaagatttgcTCAAAGAACCAgtttgacaacacacacacgaacacacactggagagaaaccttttgtctgctcagtttgtgggcaaagATTTGCTCAGAGAAACCatttgacaacacacacaaaaacgcacactggagagaaaccttttgtctgctcagtttgtggtcaaagattctctgaaaagggaagcctaaaaagtcacacaagaacacacactggagataaacctttttcctgctcagtttgtggtaaaagattctctcagaagggacaTTTAGGGGTTCACAGAAGGACACACACAGGTGaggaacctttttcctgctcagtttgtggtaaaagattttcCCAGAAAGGACATTTAGGGACTCACagaagaacccacactggtgagaaaccttttgcctgctctgtgtgtggccaaagattcactGTCAagggacatttaaaaacacatgcaagaatccacactggtgagaaaccttttgcctgctcagtttgtggccaaagatttaCTACAAAGGCATATTTtagaatacacacacaaacccacactGATGGGAatccttttgcctgctcagtttgtggccaaagattcatTATGAAgggatatttaaaaatacacatgagaatacacactggagagaaacctttcccCTGCTCTGCATGTAGTAAAAGATTCTCTACAAAGGAACATTTAAAATCACACAcgagaacgcacactggagaaaaaccttttgcctgctcagtttgtgggcaaacattttctctaaagggaaacttaaaaagtcacacaagaacgcacacaggtgaaaaaccttttgcctgctcagtttgtggtcataGATTCTCTAGAAAGGGAAACTTAAACATACATGCAAGAATACACACCGGAgataaaccttttgcctgttga
- the LOC133414237 gene encoding gastrula zinc finger protein XlCGF57.1-like isoform X2, with amino-acid sequence MCARRTAAEYEEQLCGPNEAKARERQILDAVFKTPRVGLHPADISKTLEPSHIKEEDEPVHPYIKEEEELLYIEKVEEEPVNIEEKADFTKLPSIVVLLKSEDDGQSERGPESPSSSSSPHMATEGDGDHSAESPADGLIAPLSDSDDMSHSPHTDDDEQSEGDMTCLTDNKCWKCSHCRKTFVYKSLLKKHMMIHTGEKPYACSVCGQRFTQEGHLRRHTRRHTGEKQFVCTVCGKRFAQRTSLTTHTRTHTGEKPFVCSVCGQRFAQRNHLTTHTKTHTGEKPFVCSVCGQRFSEKGSLKSHTRTHTGDKPFSCSVCGKRFSQKGHLGVHRRTHTGEEPFSCSVCGKRFSQKGHLGTHRRTHTGEKPFACSVCGQRFTVKGHLKTHARIHTGEKPFACSVCGQRFTTKAYFRIHTQTHTDGNPFACSVCGQRFIMKGYLKIHMRIHTGEKPFPCSACSKRFSTKEHLKSHTRTHTGEKPFACSVCGQTFSLKGNLKSHTRTHTGEKPFACSVCGHRFSRKGNLNIHARIHTGDKPFAC; translated from the coding sequence acATCAGCAAAACCTTGGAGCCTTCTCATATTAAAGAAGAGGATGAGCCAGTGCATCCTTACattaaagaggaggaagaactCCTATACATTGAGAAGGTGGAAGAAGAGCCTGTGAACATTGAGGAGAAGGCGGATTTCACCAAGTTGCCATCGATTGTTGTCCTTTTGAAGAGCGAAGATGACGGGCAAAGTGAGAGAGGGCCGGAgtctccaagcagcagctcaagtccaCATATGGCAACAGAAGGCGATGGAGACCACTCCGCAGAATCGCCAGCAGACGGCCTCatagctccactatcagatagtgatGACATGTCACACTCTCCTCACACTGACGACGATGAACAGTCTGAAGGGGATATGACATGTCTCACTGACAACaaatgctggaaatgttctcattgTAGGAAAACGTTTGTCTACAAGTCTCTTTTGAAAAAGCATATGATgatacacactggagagaagccgTACGCATGTTCAGTTTGTGGGCAAAGATTCACTCAAGAGGGACATTTAAGAAGACACACAAgaagacacactggagagaaacagtttgtctgcacagtttgtggtaaaagatttgcTCAAAGAACCAgtttgacaacacacacacgaacacacactggagagaaaccttttgtctgctcagtttgtgggcaaagATTTGCTCAGAGAAACCatttgacaacacacacaaaaacgcacactggagagaaaccttttgtctgctcagtttgtggtcaaagattctctgaaaagggaagcctaaaaagtcacacaagaacacacactggagataaacctttttcctgctcagtttgtggtaaaagattctctcagaagggacaTTTAGGGGTTCACAGAAGGACACACACAGGTGaggaacctttttcctgctcagtttgtggtaaaagattttcCCAGAAAGGACATTTAGGGACTCACagaagaacccacactggtgagaaaccttttgcctgctctgtgtgtggccaaagattcactGTCAagggacatttaaaaacacatgcaagaatccacactggtgagaaaccttttgcctgctcagtttgtggccaaagatttaCTACAAAGGCATATTTtagaatacacacacaaacccacactGATGGGAatccttttgcctgctcagtttgtggccaaagattcatTATGAAgggatatttaaaaatacacatgagaatacacactggagagaaacctttcccCTGCTCTGCATGTAGTAAAAGATTCTCTACAAAGGAACATTTAAAATCACACAcgagaacgcacactggagaaaaaccttttgcctgctcagtttgtgggcaaacattttctctaaagggaaacttaaaaagtcacacaagaacgcacacaggtgaaaaaccttttgcctgctcagtttgtggtcataGATTCTCTAGAAAGGGAAACTTAAACATACATGCAAGAATACACACCGGAgataaaccttttgcctgttga